The Halalkalibacter krulwichiae genome has a segment encoding these proteins:
- a CDS encoding TRAP transporter large permease, whose protein sequence is MNTEESITTEEIDITYNQNKGKPSRFKKVIQLIDHHFEEVFIVLGFLTFILFINAQVLNRYLLPFLEIGNITTWTEEVSRYIFIWISYLGASLAIKRRESIQVNFFIGRLSEDLRKSINIANSIFIIYFSYILIENGYATLLMQWANNQTSPALGIPMVIPYAAVPLGFALIMIRVVQNIVIDLKGARIKDIAMSIGIASILGFPLLWLSSANVALILFGYFALFIIIGMPIAFALGISTLAAVLATNVIPMNFFSQTAFTSIDNFPVMAIPFFVVAGLIMGGGSLIKRLLKLSDHLLGFLPGGLALVAIVTSMFFSAISGSGPATVAAIGTLLIPAMIKQGYHPGFATAVIAAAGSIGVIIPPSNPFVIYGVMSQQSISQLFIAGILPGVLTGLVLLLFAFVISKKNNWQGETTSFSLKGATLAAWDAKLALLVPVLILGGIYGGIMTPTEAAAIAAAYGLIIGMFVYKDLSIKQLYHCLVKAGMTSSVIILLIVMATIFGRLITVERIAETVASFVLSISENKFVILLLLNVFLLLIGLVLEALAAIVILTPILLPIILMIGVDPVHFGIIMVFNLAIGFITPPVGVNLFVAAGVTKTPIETVISRIGPFLLAMIVVLMLITYIPEISLWLVGLMR, encoded by the coding sequence ATGAATACAGAAGAGAGCATAACTACCGAGGAAATTGATATCACTTATAATCAGAATAAAGGCAAACCTAGCAGATTTAAAAAAGTGATACAACTGATTGATCATCACTTTGAAGAAGTTTTTATTGTATTAGGTTTTCTCACTTTCATTTTGTTTATAAATGCTCAAGTACTAAATAGATATTTACTACCTTTTCTTGAAATTGGTAATATTACGACTTGGACAGAAGAAGTCTCACGGTATATTTTTATTTGGATATCTTATTTGGGAGCAAGCCTTGCCATAAAAAGAAGAGAATCTATCCAAGTGAACTTTTTTATTGGTAGATTGTCAGAGGATTTAAGAAAGTCGATCAATATAGCAAATTCAATTTTTATCATCTATTTTAGTTATATCCTTATTGAAAATGGTTATGCAACACTTCTAATGCAATGGGCAAATAATCAGACTTCACCAGCGCTTGGAATTCCAATGGTTATTCCATATGCAGCTGTCCCACTTGGCTTTGCACTAATTATGATTAGAGTTGTCCAGAATATTGTCATCGATCTTAAAGGAGCGAGAATTAAAGATATCGCTATGTCTATTGGTATAGCTAGTATTCTTGGTTTTCCTCTATTGTGGTTATCAAGTGCCAATGTAGCATTAATCTTATTCGGCTATTTTGCTCTATTCATTATTATAGGCATGCCAATTGCTTTTGCTTTAGGAATTTCAACATTGGCAGCGGTGTTAGCAACAAATGTTATTCCTATGAATTTCTTTTCACAGACTGCTTTTACAAGTATTGATAATTTTCCGGTCATGGCGATTCCTTTCTTTGTTGTTGCTGGTCTTATCATGGGTGGGGGAAGTTTAATTAAAAGGTTGTTAAAGCTTTCAGACCACTTGCTAGGCTTTTTACCAGGGGGGCTTGCCCTTGTTGCGATCGTAACGAGTATGTTTTTTTCTGCTATTAGTGGTTCTGGTCCAGCTACTGTCGCTGCCATTGGTACACTACTAATTCCAGCTATGATTAAGCAAGGTTATCATCCAGGGTTTGCTACAGCTGTTATTGCAGCAGCAGGATCAATCGGTGTAATTATTCCTCCAAGTAATCCATTTGTCATTTATGGCGTAATGTCGCAACAATCAATCTCACAATTATTTATCGCAGGTATTTTACCGGGAGTATTAACAGGTTTGGTTCTTCTCCTTTTTGCCTTTGTCATATCCAAGAAGAATAATTGGCAAGGTGAAACAACATCATTTAGTTTGAAAGGGGCAACATTAGCAGCATGGGATGCTAAATTAGCATTATTAGTTCCTGTATTAATATTAGGAGGTATTTATGGTGGAATCATGACTCCTACAGAGGCAGCAGCAATTGCGGCTGCTTACGGATTAATTATTGGGATGTTCGTTTATAAAGATTTAAGTATAAAGCAACTTTATCATTGCTTAGTAAAGGCTGGTATGACTTCCTCTGTAATTATTCTCCTTATCGTTATGGCAACAATATTTGGAAGGCTCATTACAGTTGAAAGAATTGCGGAGACAGTTGCGTCATTCGTATTAAGTATTAGTGAGAATAAGTTTGTTATTCTTTTACTATTAAATGTGTTCCTATTATTAATTGGTTTAGTTTTAGAAGCGCTTGCGGCGATTGTAATACTAACACCAATTTTACTACCAATTATATTAATGATTGGAGTAGATCCTGTACATTTTGGCATTATTATGGTGTTCAATTTAGCTATAGGTTTCATTACGCCACCTGTTGGAGTTAACTTATTTGTCGCAGCTGGGGTAACGAAAACGCCGATAGAAACAGTCATCAGTAGAATTGGTCCATTCTTATTGGCTATGATAGTAGTTTTAATGTTAATAACATATATTCCGGAAATATCATTATGGTTAGTGGGTTTAATGAGATAG
- a CDS encoding YeiH family protein — translation MESAKIMEKQIVKEPEQRKALFILQAFPGILLCIVIMLLGIFFAYLLGNFLTNFGILPAESSNPISGIFVAILLGILIRNVVGLKSEFEIGVKYAIKFFLKAGIILLGIRLSLLDALKLGMWGVPIILVCIASGLLVTLWLAKKLNQSNRLATLTACGTGICGVTAIMATSPAIKAKDDEVSYAIANITIFGLIGMLAYPYLAFLLFGDDPIRAGLFLGTAIHDTAQVTGAALIFDQTFQVEKVVDVATITKLTRNVFIVAVIPIMTYFFLRKEKNKAGEAYKAAKWYQLFPFFVLGFLLFSIIRTFGDAGLTKSGMAFGILTEDSWMAFYQMLSLLGSQYILGVAMAAVGLSTSFKVFKGLGMRPFYVGLAAALSVGVVSISMVYLFGGFITM, via the coding sequence ATGGAATCTGCAAAAATAATGGAAAAGCAAATTGTTAAAGAGCCAGAACAAAGAAAAGCATTATTTATCTTACAAGCGTTTCCTGGTATTTTACTGTGCATTGTAATTATGCTGCTTGGTATCTTTTTTGCTTATTTGTTAGGGAATTTCTTAACTAACTTTGGTATTCTTCCTGCCGAAAGTTCGAATCCAATTTCCGGAATTTTTGTAGCAATTTTATTAGGGATTCTAATCAGAAATGTCGTCGGTTTAAAAAGTGAGTTTGAAATAGGTGTGAAATACGCCATAAAGTTTTTTTTGAAAGCAGGAATTATATTATTAGGAATTCGGCTAAGTTTGTTAGATGCTTTGAAGTTAGGGATGTGGGGAGTTCCGATTATTTTAGTATGTATTGCAAGTGGATTACTAGTTACTTTATGGCTAGCAAAAAAATTAAACCAGTCAAATCGGTTAGCGACACTTACTGCTTGTGGAACAGGGATATGTGGTGTTACAGCGATTATGGCAACTTCGCCAGCTATTAAAGCAAAGGATGATGAAGTATCGTATGCGATTGCTAATATTACAATATTTGGATTAATTGGGATGTTAGCTTATCCTTATTTAGCATTCTTATTATTTGGAGATGATCCAATTAGAGCTGGATTGTTTTTAGGTACTGCCATTCATGATACTGCACAAGTTACAGGAGCAGCCTTAATATTTGATCAAACGTTTCAGGTTGAAAAAGTCGTCGATGTTGCTACAATTACAAAGCTAACAAGAAATGTGTTTATCGTTGCTGTCATACCGATAATGACATACTTCTTTTTAAGAAAAGAAAAGAATAAGGCAGGTGAAGCTTATAAAGCAGCAAAGTGGTATCAATTGTTTCCGTTTTTTGTTTTGGGTTTTCTACTTTTTTCTATTATTAGAACGTTTGGAGATGCTGGTTTAACCAAAAGCGGGATGGCATTTGGGATTTTAACAGAGGATTCTTGGATGGCATTTTATCAAATGTTAAGTTTACTAGGTTCACAGTATATTTTGGGTGTTGCAATGGCTGCGGTTGGTTTATCTACAAGTTTTAAAGTGTTTAAGGGATTAGGAATGAGGCCATTTTATGTGGGATTGGCAGCAGCGTTATCTGTGGGAGTTGTAAGTATATCCATGGTATATCTTTTTGGAGGGTTTATCACCATGTGA
- a CDS encoding iron-containing alcohol dehydrogenase: MSSLHVPKEINLEFGSVQKLGQIASDFGATHLFIVIDAFLTQSPLNYQDQLEQICRKHSLEITCFSDFRGEPTTEHLDEAISKINVCGADCIVAMGGGSSIDLAKAISVFAINRGITLDEIEQKRDLKRLPLIAIPTTAGTGSEATKVMVITDSKSNIKKNPGNPKLIPDVAILDPNLTMSLPKHFTVYTGLDALAHAMEAYVSTRATELSNHYALEAIKMVGEALPRVYDNGKDEEARKKMLLASCYAGIAFSNSSTNLAHATARPLGAHFHIPHGLSVALLLPFVIEFGLEAARERYANIAMALGVERSKNKEELAKDALMIVHRYNERFNIWNDGFKYIKPSEFEESIPTLVQDSLSGNGVLTNQIIPTDADVEKIYKQLLKKVSQYSVN; the protein is encoded by the coding sequence ATGTCCTCATTGCACGTACCAAAGGAGATTAACCTCGAGTTCGGCAGTGTTCAGAAGCTAGGTCAAATAGCATCAGATTTTGGTGCCACTCATTTATTCATAGTTATAGACGCTTTTTTAACACAAAGTCCATTAAATTATCAAGATCAACTTGAGCAAATTTGTCGTAAACATTCTTTGGAAATTACCTGTTTTTCAGATTTTAGGGGAGAGCCTACTACTGAACATTTAGATGAAGCAATATCAAAGATAAATGTTTGTGGTGCAGACTGTATTGTTGCGATGGGAGGAGGTAGTTCAATAGATTTAGCGAAAGCCATCTCTGTATTTGCTATTAATAGGGGAATAACTTTAGATGAAATTGAACAGAAAAGAGATTTAAAGAGATTACCTTTAATCGCCATACCGACTACTGCTGGTACGGGTTCAGAAGCGACAAAAGTAATGGTCATTACCGATTCTAAAAGTAATATAAAAAAGAACCCAGGAAATCCAAAATTGATTCCTGATGTTGCGATATTAGATCCCAATTTGACTATGAGTCTTCCTAAACATTTTACCGTGTATACAGGTCTTGATGCTTTGGCACACGCGATGGAAGCTTATGTATCCACTCGAGCAACAGAGCTTAGTAATCATTATGCCTTAGAGGCAATAAAGATGGTGGGAGAGGCATTACCAAGAGTCTATGACAATGGAAAAGATGAAGAAGCTAGAAAGAAAATGTTATTAGCTAGTTGTTATGCGGGGATTGCTTTCTCAAACTCCTCTACTAACTTAGCGCATGCTACTGCTAGACCTTTAGGAGCTCACTTTCATATTCCTCATGGGTTAAGTGTAGCGTTACTATTACCGTTTGTAATTGAATTCGGGTTGGAGGCAGCGCGTGAACGTTATGCAAATATTGCCATGGCACTAGGAGTGGAACGAAGTAAGAATAAAGAGGAATTGGCGAAGGATGCACTTATGATTGTTCACAGATATAACGAAAGATTTAACATTTGGAATGATGGTTTCAAATACATAAAGCCATCAGAATTTGAGGAAAGTATCCCAACTCTAGTTCAAGATTCTTTATCTGGAAATGGGGTGTTAACGAATCAAATAATACCAACTGATGCAGATGTAGAAAAGATCTATAAGCAACTGCTTAAGAAAGTTTCTCAATATTCAGTGAACTAA
- a CDS encoding TRAP transporter substrate-binding protein, which yields MKYFRKSNIIAYLLLCVLVLTLAACGASDSSSESSKGNEQNGSTEQTVKLRLGQSKSANHPVSQGIDKFAELVEEKSNGSLIIETFHDATLGSDREVIEGTQQGTLDLASSSTPNMSSFTNLFIAWDLPYIFENKDEVYKAVDGPAGEIVREELENSGFKVIFFPDYGFRQVVNNVRPVRTPDDLRGLKVRTTNSPVEIADYTAWGANPTPVAWAEVFTALQQGTVEAEGNSYSLLWDTKHQEVLDYATEVNYNYSSDIVVMNKDIFDNLSSEHQEIVMEAGQEAVSWQRDLANEREAEAKQQFIDYGIEVYEPTEEEYQQWKNEVEVVWDEFVVPGKAEPEYVDLILETIGKTREDIFNN from the coding sequence ATGAAATACTTTAGGAAAAGTAACATAATTGCGTACCTTCTTCTATGTGTATTGGTTCTTACGTTAGCAGCTTGTGGAGCTAGTGATAGTTCAAGTGAATCAAGTAAAGGTAATGAACAAAATGGTTCAACTGAACAAACAGTCAAGTTACGTTTAGGACAATCAAAATCTGCTAATCACCCAGTATCACAAGGAATCGATAAATTTGCTGAATTAGTTGAGGAAAAGTCAAACGGCAGTTTAATCATTGAGACCTTTCATGATGCTACTCTTGGTAGTGACCGTGAAGTAATTGAGGGGACTCAGCAAGGGACATTGGATTTAGCTAGCTCATCTACTCCTAATATGTCTAGTTTCACCAATTTATTTATCGCTTGGGATCTCCCTTATATTTTTGAAAACAAAGATGAAGTTTATAAGGCAGTTGATGGTCCAGCAGGCGAAATTGTCCGAGAAGAGTTAGAGAATTCCGGTTTTAAAGTAATTTTCTTCCCAGATTACGGCTTTCGTCAAGTTGTAAATAATGTTAGACCAGTCAGAACTCCCGATGATTTACGAGGATTAAAGGTGCGTACAACTAACTCTCCAGTAGAAATTGCAGATTATACGGCATGGGGAGCTAATCCTACTCCAGTAGCTTGGGCGGAGGTTTTTACAGCGCTTCAGCAAGGAACAGTTGAGGCTGAAGGTAATTCCTATTCATTATTATGGGATACAAAGCATCAGGAAGTGTTAGATTATGCAACGGAAGTTAATTACAACTATAGCTCAGATATTGTCGTAATGAATAAAGATATTTTTGATAACTTATCATCAGAACACCAAGAAATTGTTATGGAAGCAGGTCAGGAAGCTGTTAGTTGGCAACGTGATTTAGCAAATGAAAGGGAAGCAGAAGCCAAACAACAATTTATTGACTACGGAATTGAAGTATATGAACCGACAGAGGAAGAGTACCAACAGTGGAAGAATGAAGTAGAGGTTGTTTGGGATGAATTTGTTGTTCCAGGTAAAGCTGAGCCAGAATATGTAGATTTAATTTTAGAAACGATTGGGAAAACAAGAGAAGATATTTTTAATAACTAA
- a CDS encoding GntR family transcriptional regulator produces the protein MKINIDNPVPLHIQIRNIIEKEINEGHYQNKIPSERDLMERFSVSRTTIREAITALVNEGVLKKVHGKGTFISEQSPVQEWLSSLNSFTETVKNMGMEPGTKLLKCGIVSNQSHIIDMLETDEIYRIERLRFSDSIPTAIERHHYNKEIGLALAKYDLNRETIYDLIEKNLGVELNEAEQFISCKEVSDEDAHLLEVKTGSSILYVERLITNANGEPVEYYTSVFRPDMYAFRIKTKRKK, from the coding sequence ATGAAAATCAATATAGATAACCCTGTACCATTGCATATTCAAATTCGTAATATAATTGAAAAAGAGATTAACGAAGGACATTATCAGAATAAGATACCTAGTGAAAGGGATCTGATGGAGCGTTTTTCAGTTAGTCGGACAACGATTAGAGAAGCTATAACTGCACTTGTTAACGAAGGAGTATTAAAAAAAGTTCATGGTAAAGGGACATTTATTTCAGAACAATCACCAGTTCAAGAGTGGTTATCATCTCTTAATAGCTTTACTGAAACAGTTAAGAATATGGGAATGGAACCAGGAACGAAGCTTTTAAAATGTGGCATTGTCTCAAATCAAAGTCATATTATAGATATGCTTGAAACCGATGAAATTTATCGAATAGAAAGGCTAAGGTTTTCTGATTCTATACCGACTGCAATTGAAAGGCATCATTATAATAAAGAGATAGGGTTAGCATTAGCTAAATATGATTTAAATAGAGAAACTATTTATGACTTAATAGAGAAAAATTTAGGTGTTGAATTGAATGAGGCTGAACAATTCATTTCTTGCAAAGAAGTTAGCGATGAAGATGCACATTTACTTGAGGTGAAAACAGGATCTAGCATCCTTTATGTAGAAAGGCTTATCACAAATGCAAATGGAGAACCGGTAGAATATTATACGAGTGTTTTTAGACCTGATATGTATGCTTTTCGTATTAAAACAAAGCGAAAAAAGTAA